In Coffea arabica cultivar ET-39 chromosome 9e, Coffea Arabica ET-39 HiFi, whole genome shotgun sequence, the genomic window TACGCCGTCTAGCCAAGTGTCTCTCCCTCTCTTCAAGACTCATAGACTGCCTCCTTTGTCTGTCTCGCATTCGGCGACGTTCCCTCTCTCGTTCTTTTTGTCTAGCACGCCAGTCTGCATACTCTTGTGACTCGTCAGTCGCCATAATTTGAacggcttcttgaaggtcaacTCATCCAAAAGTTCACCTTAACGTTCTTACAATATCCTGCAACTATCCCTCCATCAGCTTATCACGTTTTTGATAATCTGCAAGCATAAACTTACTGCTTTCAGTAGCAAATATTGTAGATGAGGTTTCCCAATTCTATAATTTTTGTAATGCTCCATACAAAAAGATATCATAATCTGTCATGAAATATTCAAGAGGGTCAGGCCTCACCTGCAAAACTAAAAGGAACTTTTCTGTTCCCTCAGAGCTTTAAAGGCATTGTGCTGCGGAATAACACTGAAAAAATACAATAGTTCAATATACGAAATAATTTGGACAAGAATAtcaatttttcttgaatttgatgtATCAGGCTGATCTgtagaaaagaacaaaaaacagCCCGACTGACATTGGCGAATAGAAACGCACACTCAGGCACTATTTTTAGTCCTGCATTATCATCCACGCCCACTCATAAACAACACACACAGTCACACAATCTTTtgcctgaaaaaaaaaaacccttttaaaaaaaaattgcttttcAGGGTAGGAAGAATACACTGGCACATGTATATCTACTTGAATTTCATTACACACCATATGTATAGCGTTGCACCAATTTTCAGCCTTATTCCTTGGAAGCTATAATTACAATTGAAACAACTTATACAAAGAATCACATTGGTAAAATCAGAAAACAGGCAAAAGCCAGAGAAAACCAAAAGTTCATCTTCATTTTCGAGCCAGAAAATTTCGTGAATTTTGGGGGAAAAGCCATATCAGCTTTGCTGGCGGCCCTCAAATATATAAACAGATATGCAAAACCCGCGTGTGGATACTAGACTAGATATGCAGGTTAGGCCGCGACATTTTACTGAATATGGATAACCTTCAATAGCCATCTTCTAAAATTTGGAAgatatgaattaaaaaaaaaaaaaaaaaaacaagaagaaaaaagcaaaaatgaataaacGCGCTAATGTGTGACATACCTAATAGAGGGTTGGTACGAGGTTTCACAGGGAGACAAATCAGCGAGCGGTGTCAGACTGGAATGAAATGATGCTGATGGCTGATATGACTATCCTAAGTATGGTTTTTTCTTGGAATGGACCCTTCACCTTGACCTTGGGGGCATTATTAATGTCTGGTGGCAGAGAAGCCAGAATGTTAGATTGATCCAGCGACGCAACTGTCCCGGTGCTGCCCCAAGCTCAATTTTCTAATTGGCCAGGCTGCTTGTATTTGGGAAAAGGGGGTTCATTTGAACAAACAGACCATTAGTTCTTGTTTGGCACCTCGCACTATCATGGAGCAAATTCGAGGGGATTTACCAAATATGGTATCTTATTAATTCATGTCATCAATTCTGTCCATTTTCTTGGGACTCGAAGCAATTTAGCCGTCTGGTTTCAGGGAAGGTCAAACAGAATAAGCGCAGGTGACACCGGTGCTCTTTTTGACTTAAAATGGTTCATCATATTTCCTCCATTTCGTGCCATAAAATTTAATGGAATCCCCAAAGATGGATTTTTTCATGTTCCatcctaaataaattttatgtccCCAGATGGCGTGGCAGTGGCAACTGACAAAACTCATAAAACTTGTATATGAttgaaattttgtttttaaggaaaaaaatttgataattgGAAACGTTTTCATGACATTCCCATTTGGGTTgctatattttgaaatttttgaagaaaaatgtattatagcaatttgatatatattaggtaaaaaaatgattgaaaaatgtgtttataaaaaatgtgaaaaaccCTTTTCTAAAaaactgcaatccaaacaacCCCTGTGAACGTCAATATGAGTTTGTATTAGACTTAGATTCAAACTTCTATTTCGATATGAGAATAACTCCTAAGATTCAAGTATTGAAGAAGCAAATCTTGGGCGCCCGGGGGGGGGAAGGGGAGAAGTGATTGGATTTCTCATACATGAgagattttttcaaaatccatgGCAACATGTGACGAACAAGATAAAATTGGGCCTAATCCTCGGTAATTCGCAAACTGCCAAAGTctgaaaaaagggggaaaaaaaaaagaagaaaataaatggCTAACAGAGATTATGCCTGGTCAAACAACCTAACTATTAGGACTAACGCACGCCCGAAGCAGTTAAAAGAAACACTAACGTCTCTTCCTTTACCAAGAAGTGTAGGTTCTGAGCTCACAATTTCAAGTTTTAATCCCTATGCTGGCTAGTTTACATGTACAAAGTAGTCGTCGACTCTCAAGAGGAAGGTCCTAAAGAAATATAGCTAGTCTTAGCTAGAGAATAAGTACAAGTGACAGCAACAATGGCAGTACAAAGTGGCACGAATTGATAGGCAAAATTTTTATACATTTCACGCAGCAATTGCTGGTGAGATCTATCTCCAAGCGGAACAAGTTGCGAGGGCTCTGTTCTTCCATCCAAGATAGAGTGCACCATCCCTGTCAACAAGCCAGTAATTGGAGCTGTACTCCTTCAACATGTCCCTGATGGCATTGCCTACTGAGAAACTCAAAGGGCAAGGCACAAATCCGGCCATCGCAAGTCTCAACCTCCACTTACCAAAAAGTTCGTGCCTTTCTACCCGGTCAGCTCCTTCACATGCTACAATGTTGACAATGTCCCTTGCAATGCAATGCTCCTCCGCGCTTATCCGCTGTTTATCATTCCTTGGGCGGGTAGCATCTATCGACTCAAACATAGCTGTGTAGTACTCCAGCGTTTCACAGAACCGATGATAGAATGGGGCTGTATTCGTGTTTGACTCCTGCTCAACAAGAGTAACTACCTTGGGTGACAAGCTCTTTATTAGTCTCAGTAAGCGGTCTCGATGATTCATTGTGTTTACACTCTCGTCAGGCATGTGGTGCAGCATGTAAGGAAAATTAACAGCCAGAGCTTCTCCATGTTGAACCTTGAGATTTTCCAGCTCTACCTCACATCCTGAGAGAGCCGCACCATGGAATTCAAATGGCACCCCACAAGATGCCGCAACGTTGGCTAACCTCTGACCCACAACATCAAGTCCTCCGCCTCGGGCATGAACAGACTGGGAGTCATCAACACCTGTCACACGAATGAATGGAGGTCCACCAGGACGATGTGCAAGCGCCTGAATAAAAGAAACCCACTGGCTTCCCTGAGCAAGACAAAAATCAATGACGTGTATTCTGTTTTCATGTTCCATAGCTTCACCAATCACAACATTGGCAGACATGTAGGCAAACTTGAAGTATGGGCAGATTTGATAGAGAAAATGCATATATGACATTAATTCTGGACCTGTTGGTTCTTTGCATTTCAGTTTTTTGTATATTATGCTTCCTGAGGACAACAACCGTGCTCTAAGCCCTTCCATCATATATGCACTTAATCGCTGAATAGGATCCCCAGAGATTGAAACCCTCTGTTCTAACTCATTCATCAAACCTTGTGCAGTGGAAATCTCAGCATTTGATACTGCTTCAGCACAGGCAAGAAGTAATTGTTTCAAGTCCATGGTATGGGCCATTTGCACCACTCGGTTCTCCCTTGTTGAGAAAACAGGTTGACCCACTACATTGTTGACGGAGCAAGAGCTGCTGTCATCAATTTCAGACTCTTCCATTAATTTGATCTCCAATTCTCTCAGCACATTCCTCAATTCATTGCTATCATCAACACCAGAGGACCCACTTAATGGTGAACCATAAGTATTATCAGAAGAGTGATGGACATCTGACATATAGGACTGCGAACATTGTGGTGAGAAAGGACTTCTATTAGATGAGACGCTCACAGTAGAAGGTGAATCGCTGTTAACATAATCAGTCATTGGTAAGGATTCCAAGGTGGCAAATTGTTCGTTGCAAGCTTGAAATGACACCTGGGCCCCTTGGCTGCTATTATCAGCACAGACATTGCTGTTCAATACCTGGAAAGGGGACAAGTTATATGACTCGATCTGCTGAAAGGGTTGATGGTACAACATGTGGATGGCTTCTGAAGTCTGAGAAGCCTGGGATGCTTGCATCTGAGAGTAAGTGAATGAATTGGCTCAGCTATGACAAGTCAAGGTAGGGTAATCACAGGCAAAGGTAAcctattgaaaaagaaaagcgaCCAATTTGTCAAACAACTTGCTCAACAAAAGTCACAATCAAGACTtggcaaacaaagaaaacagcaaGCTATTAAATCTTAGTAAATATAAGATGTTACATATGATGCAAATAACAAATCAAATGTTCCCTCCAGTCTCCTGAATGACCTCATCTGTCATTCTAACTCAGCATTCATTTCATCCTAACCACAAGAAAGGGAATACATTTGTCTCTCTTACAAGGAGATAAAATGCCTGCTGGGATAATCCACCTTCAGCTTGCAAGAAACAACAGTAAGAACTTCAGCCTCATAAGGCAAATAACTCTCATAGAAAGTATTTCCACAATAAACTGAAAGCTAATAAGACCACTTAGCATAAGCCCCATAAAACGCAGCCAATACTGTAACCAGTTTTACCAACCTGTATTTTTGGTTTTAAACAAGCACTTGTTCGTTTATCAGATTTGACTTTCTACCATTTGAAGATGAAGATATAAATGCAAGGTACATTACAAATGCCCCTTGTCTAATCATCCGAAGAAACAAAAGAGGGCCTTTTTGTTTATCTCCGGTGACATTTGCGGCTGTTCTGCTATATCAGAGAAAGAGATGAAAGGACAAATAAAGAGTTTGACAATTCAGCTGATACTACCATGCCCATTACAGATGTCTTATGATTGCCGCTCTTGCAGGTAACATGAATTTCCCATTATCTTCTCAAAGGCACACCATAAGATAACAAGTTTCAAGGGGAACATATTGCAATTCACCCAACTCCAACTAAGCTCAGACTCCTAAAGAAATTCAATTTGAAAAAATGCTTCTAACTCAACTTTAACTTCGAAAGGTGAAGTAGTCAAAATTCCACTATGCACCTTATTAGGCAACTCGATATGTTTGATGTAGAAGCATCACATCCCAAAGTGGAATATGTGGTTGACTTATCTACTGGCGCAAGAAATATAGGATTCTATGACAAACGACCAAACAAGGATGATTACTACTTCAAATTTGAGAAACAATTCCCTATAACAGAGTAGCATTATCACCAAACCGAGATAAAAATCACTCTTAGAACATCTTGAAAAACTTTTGTGAACTATCAAACTAAGATACGCAGAACTGATCACAGGCTCTTAAAGCAGGGGAAATTCAAATAGTATTTGACAAGCTCATTAAACTTGAGATCAGCAATGAGGTCAATGAACTAGAAATCCGCAAACAGCCAGCAATTTAGTGGCTCGGAGTTCAATCATTCTAGATGCCTTATAATTTCTCTTTGCCATTAGAAATTCCCAAGGCCTTCTTTATTAAGATGCTTTGATGAAAATGAGTAGGAATCTTCCAAAAAAGTAGGCATATGACGTCCAAAAGTTCTCCTTTCTCCTTTTCCTCAAAAAGCTGAGACTCCTCACCAACCAACCGATTTCCATTCCATCCTGTTAACCTTCCAGTCAGCCCTCAATAATCCTAATTTGGATTACTACCGATCTACTCACAAAAGGCTAGTATTTTCCAGGAAGTaataagaaaaaggaaacaagtaATCCATTTTGATAGTAAAAATAAGATACAAGCGGAAAATTGGAAACCAAAAATTCATGAAAGGAAAATAAAGTACCTTTAGGACATGCAATTAACCAATTTACAGAGAAGAAACCCCGCAAGAACCAACAACCCTTTCGCTTTGTACTCTTCGGAGCATTCTAAGATAGAAATCAAGATCAAACCTGTGAGAAATCCCATAAATTCAGTCCGAATTCAAAAGTTGGAAGAACATAATTTTGACataaaagaaatgagaaaaagatTCAGGAATGAAAGCAAGGAAGGAAATAGGGCAAGATGGATCCAAAGTCAAACACAGAACTCTATTTTACCTGCAAAAAATGGGAGGCCGTGCTTGGTAATAACAACAAGGAGAAGAATTTTATAGCCTTtatagaaacaaaatgaagaaccaagacTTCACAGTAGTTAGGTCTTCATTCACTGACCAATACGAGCAAGTAGAAAAGACAAATCAACAGAAGCAAACAAAACCCAAAAccaaaaacaccaaaaaaagaaggaaaaaaatccaCATCTTTAGACTGAATTTCATGAGATCAATCATCAACCCAGATAATGAATAAGACGAATGCTTAAACTCTCAATAGAGTCAAACGCATGCAAAGAATAAGCAAAAGGATCCCTTTTGGATATGATATGATACAAGAAGGAGCAATCACAAATGAAAGAAACCATTCTGTACCTTTGAGAGGCTTCAAGTCGTACGGTTCTTGTGATATGTATCTAAGATTGATGAAAGGCCAATGCTTTACGcttctgttttccttttggctttttatttttatgggGGTTGTGTGTTTCAAGAAGCAATCGAAAGAGAGCGACCCCTTGACTTTGGACTTCGATGCAGCtagaagaaagaaacaaagaatCAGGGAGCTGTTGATGCAGTATATATGATGCTGCAGCAGAGTGGAGGTGGGCTTAGTACTTAGTAGTTAGTGGTGGTAGGAAGGCGAGAGGAAATGCTAGAATTAGTAATCATCAAGTAGCACTCCTGAAGCTAAAGATACTCGGTCATTTATTGGCAAACCGCACAGCGCAAACGTGTAGACCGGACCGAAACTAGAATTTATCAGTTTATAGATTAATAACTACGAAAGCACGaggtttttttttcccaatcttttaaaaatatatgtatatatatttccAAAATTCAATCCCAGAAAATTTTGCCCACAGTGATGCTTTTTTGagtttattttcaaaataatcCTATTTtgacaaaatataaatatattgatCTCCTTTTTGAGTTTATTTCAAAATAATcttgttttgaaaaaatatacCTACATTGATCTAGTGTTTGGATAAcacaaatatctcaaataatatttcgcttgcatcataaacacatttctcaacccacctttttatattttcaattaccttttcaTCTCacgtacatcacatcacaaaaagtgttacagtaattatttcaaataatactctatccaaactcCATATTCTCTCTTCCCTTTGGAtttctttccaattttcctcCTCATCTTGCTGGCTgctgctttttttttccccacagCATCTACAAACGAGTCAtgatgttttagtagttttttgAGAGAACGATGTTTCAGtagttgaagatcttcttgttCTTGTATACATATAGTCTTTTGATAACCAAAGGTTATTCTCCGTTCTTTTTTTGATTGATCATGCATGTATTCGAAGTACTTAATTGAATTGACTAATTCTCAAATCCAGGTCAAACTCTAGTACTCAAGCGCTGCTACTAGTATATTAGTACTTGTAGTGTTAGTATAATAAACTCCAGCGAATCTGCGTGCTATTAAATTACTatttatttggttgggttcCATCCAGGCCAAATTGCACCCTGTCACAATTTCCAGCCCCAACTTCCAAGACTTCCAAGCAGCAGTAGTGGCGGTAAAAAGTAGCAGTAAAACAGTACGGGAATTGGGCAGGTACAGATGAGACctgcttttattttttaaaagctCCTCTGCAGGTGCGCGTTACGATGTGGAATATTCGATATTCAACGTGGGAGTGAGTGAGTATGTATGATTAGGTATTCCGGTGCGGAATAAGAGAAATGGTGGtagtttctaaaattttttttttttttttaaaaaaacacttGGCACTGCTATTGAGCTCTAGTACCGCTCactttttttgccctttttttatCAATCATcgcttattttatttaaaaccACTACTAATTCACTGATCCAACTGACTCGTCATT contains:
- the LOC113710583 gene encoding scarecrow-like protein 13 — its product is MQASQASQTSEAIHMLYHQPFQQIESYNLSPFQVLNSNVCADNSSQGAQVSFQACNEQFATLESLPMTDYVNSDSPSTVSVSSNRSPFSPQCSQSYMSDVHHSSDNTYGSPLSGSSGVDDSNELRNVLRELEIKLMEESEIDDSSSCSVNNVVGQPVFSTRENRVVQMAHTMDLKQLLLACAEAVSNAEISTAQGLMNELEQRVSISGDPIQRLSAYMMEGLRARLLSSGSIIYKKLKCKEPTGPELMSYMHFLYQICPYFKFAYMSANVVIGEAMEHENRIHVIDFCLAQGSQWVSFIQALAHRPGGPPFIRVTGVDDSQSVHARGGGLDVVGQRLANVAASCGVPFEFHGAALSGCEVELENLKVQHGEALAVNFPYMLHHMPDESVNTMNHRDRLLRLIKSLSPKVVTLVEQESNTNTAPFYHRFCETLEYYTAMFESIDATRPRNDKQRISAEEHCIARDIVNIVACEGADRVERHELFGKWRLRLAMAGFVPCPLSFSVGNAIRDMLKEYSSNYWLVDRDGALYLGWKNRALATCSAWR